Genomic DNA from Oceaniferula marina:
GCCCCTCGCTTCAAACAATGGCTTCAAGGCATGACCGAGAAAACCATAGCCCGCAATCAACAAGCTAGCCATCCATCTTGATTCCCAAAAGTTCTTCCGTCGCCTCACGAGGACGAGCGGTCAAAATATCCGGTTTCCCCTCGGTTACCAACACCGTGTGTTCGAAATGAGAAGAGTTCTTGCGGTCATTTGTAATCACCGTCCAGCCATCACTGAGAATGGTTACTCCAGGTACCCCTGCATTCACCATCGGCTCAATCGCCAACACCATGCCCGGTCGCAGCTTGGGGCTACGGCCCGGCGGACGAAAATTCGGAACCTGCGGTTCTTCATGCAGGTTTCGCCCGACACCATGACCGACAAATTCTTTGACCACTGTAAACCCATAAGGCTGCACATGTGCCTCCACCGCACCACACAAATCCGCGAGGTGTGTCCCATTGCGGGCGTGATCAATGGCCTCATACAGGGATTGTTCGGTGGCACACAGAAGCCGCTTGGTTTCCAAATCGATGTCACCCGCAGGAACGGTGGTTGCATTGTCTCCAATCCAGCCACCTTTTGTGATGCCTACGTCGATTTTCAAGATATCCCCAGGCCGGATAATCGTATCGGACCCAATGCCGTGAACCACTTCCTCATTGCGGGAAATACAGATATGTCCGGGAAACCCGCGATAGCCAAGAAAAGCGCTTTTACATGAGCGTTCCTTCATCAACTCCGCCGCGTAGGCGTCAATCTCACCCGTGGTTTTGCCAGGCTGCACAGCCTTGGCACAGAGCTGAAGAATCTCACTGGCCGTCTCACAGGCAACACGCATCTTGCGGATATCCGCAGCAGATTTAATCGGAATACGAACTTTTTTAGCCATGGGTCTCAATTGA
This window encodes:
- the map gene encoding type I methionyl aminopeptidase, with amino-acid sequence MAKKVRIPIKSAADIRKMRVACETASEILQLCAKAVQPGKTTGEIDAYAAELMKERSCKSAFLGYRGFPGHICISRNEEVVHGIGSDTIIRPGDILKIDVGITKGGWIGDNATTVPAGDIDLETKRLLCATEQSLYEAIDHARNGTHLADLCGAVEAHVQPYGFTVVKEFVGHGVGRNLHEEPQVPNFRPPGRSPKLRPGMVLAIEPMVNAGVPGVTILSDGWTVITNDRKNSSHFEHTVLVTEGKPDILTARPREATEELLGIKMDG